In Amaranthus tricolor cultivar Red isolate AtriRed21 chromosome 5, ASM2621246v1, whole genome shotgun sequence, a genomic segment contains:
- the LOC130813478 gene encoding peptidyl-prolyl cis-trans isomerase CYP18-2 isoform X2: MWASADGGPPEVTMDTSMGPFTVELYYKHAPRTCRNFLELSRRGYYDNVKFHRIIKDFIVQGGDPTGTGRGGESIYGKHFEDEIDYKLKHTGAGILSMANAGPNTNGSQFFITLAPTPSLDGKHTIFGRVCKGMEIIKRLGSVQTDNTDSFFHCNFGGSR, from the exons ATGTGGGCAAGCGCCGACGGAGGACCACCGGAGGTCACTATGGATACCTCCATGGGTCCTTTCACCGTTGAG tTGTATTACAAGCATGCTCCGAGAACATGCCGCAACTTTCTGGAACTTTCTCGTCGTGGTTATTACGACAATGTCAAATTTCATCGCATTATCAAA GACTTTATTGTGCAAGGAGGTGATCCTACTGGAACTGGTAGAGGTGGTGAATCCATCTATGG TAAACACTTCGAAGACGAGATAGATTATAAGCTGAAGCATACTGGCGCTGGCATTTTATCCATGGCAAATGCTGGTCCTAATACAAATGGAAGCCAATTTTTTATCACTCTAGCGCCTACTCCTTCTCTTGATG GAAAGCACACAATTTTCGGAAGGGTTTGCAAGGGAATGGAGATAATCAAGAGGCTTGGTAGTGTCCAGACTGACAACACGGATAG CTTCTTTCATTGCAACTTTGGTGGATCTCGGTAA
- the LOC130813273 gene encoding cytochrome P450 CYP72A219-like, translated as MGTIIALLATSFVLFLASMLWRILNWLWFTPKKLEKLLRKQGFSGNSYRMLFGDMKEFSKMSKEAMSSPIEISDDIVPRVQPFTRQIVNNFGKNSFIWFGPIPCINIMEPQMIKEILMKYEDFQKPNSNPLAKMLVKGLVAYEGQKWAKHRKIINPAFHMEKLKGLHGEFYVSCDEMISKWDQIMSESGSCELDVWPCLDNLSGDVISRGAFGSSYEEGKKIFKLQKEQIAIAMKLLQQVYIPGLRFLPTKTNKRMKEINNEMRVLMNNIITKRENQMKMGEACNDDLLGILLESSLKEVQEHGNKKNAGLTIEEVVEECKVFYLAGRDTTSVLLVWLMVMLGKHLDWQIRAREEVLRVFGQNKPDFNGLNNLKVVTMILNEVLRLYPPVILMYRMIHKPTQVGDILLPPGVQISVPTMLVHNDPQLWGEDAAEFNPERFSEGVAKATNGQVSYIPFGWGPRICVGQNFAMLEVKMALAMILQRYSFELSPSYSHAPFLVTSLQPQHGVPMILRRI; from the exons ATGGGAACTATAATAGCCTTATTAGCGACTTCCTTTGTTCTGTTTCTCGCTTCAATGTTGTGGAGGATACTTAATTGGCTATGGTTTACGCCTAAGAAGCTAGAAAAACTATTACGGAAGCAAGGGTTTTCCGGTAATAGCTACCGTATGTTGTTTGGGGACATGAAGGAGTTTTCGAAGATGTCGAAGGAAGCGATGTCGAGTCCAATCGAGATCTCGGATGATATCGTGCCTCGTGTTCAGCCCTTCACTCGTCAAATTGTCAATAACTTTG GTAAGAATTCTTTTATATGGTTTGGCCCAATACCATGCATCAATATAATGGAACCTCAGATGATAAAAGAAATATTGATGAAGTATGAGGATTTTCAGAAGCCGAATTCGAACCCGCTTGCCAAAATGCTTGTCAAAGGGCTTGTTGCCTATGAGGGTCAGAAATGGGCTAAACACAGAAAAATCATCAACCCTGCATTTCATATGGAGAAGCTTAAG GGTCTTCATGGAGAATTCTATGTGAGTTGTGATGAAATGATCAGTAAATGGGATCAAATAATGTCGGAAAGTGGATCGTGTGAGCTTGATGTTTGGCCGTGCCTTGATAACTTGTCCGGTGATGTTATCTCAAGGGGAGCATTTGGCAGCAGCTATGAAGAagggaaaaagatatttaaacttCAGAAAGAGCAAATTGCAATTGCCATGAAATTGCTTCAACAAGTCTACATTCCTGGACTTAG GTTTTTGCCAACTAAGACAAACAAAAGGATGAAGGAAATCAACAATGAAATGCGAGTTTTGATGAACAACATCATCACCAAAAGAGAGAACCAAATGAAGATGGGGGAAGCTTGTAACGACGACTTATTGGGTATTCTATTGGAATCGAGTTTGAAGGAAGTTCAAGAACACGGGAACAAGAAGAATGCTGGACTCACCATTGAAGAGGTAGTGGAAGAGTGCAAGGTGTTTTACCTTGCAGGGAGAGATACCACTTCCGTCTTGCTTGTGtggttgatggtgatgttggGCAAGCATTTGGATTGGCAGATTCGTGCGAGGGAGGAGGTTCTGCGTGTTTTTGGTCAAAACAAACCAGATTTCAATGGCTTAAATAACTTGAAAGTT GTGACAATGATACTTAACGAGGTTCTAAGATTATACCCACCGGTTATCCTTATGTACCGTATGatccacaaaccaacacaagttgGTGACATCTTGCTGCCTCCAGGAGTGCAAATCTCAGTACCGACAATGCTAGTTCACAATGACCCCCAACTTTGGGGGGAGGATGCTGCTGAATTCAACCCTGAGAGATTTTCCGAAGGTGTAGCTAAGGCAACTAACGGCCAAGTTTCCTACATCCCTTTCGGCTGGGGTCCACGAATCTGTGTTGGGCAAAACTTTGCGATGCTTGAAGTGAAGATGGCTTTGGCAATGATATTACAACGCTACTCATTTGAACTGTCACCATCTTATTCTCATGCACCGTTCCTGGTCACAAGCCTTCAGCCCCAACATGGAGTTCCCATGATCTTGCGACGAATTTAG
- the LOC130813478 gene encoding peptidyl-prolyl cis-trans isomerase CYP18-2 isoform X1 codes for MWASADGGPPEVTMDTSMGPFTVELYYKHAPRTCRNFLELSRRGYYDNVKFHRIIKDFIVQGGDPTGTGRGGESIYGKHFEDEIDYKLKHTGAGILSMANAGPNTNGSQFFITLAPTPSLDGKHTIFGRVCKGMEIIKRLGSVQTDNTDRPIHDVRILKTTVKD; via the exons ATGTGGGCAAGCGCCGACGGAGGACCACCGGAGGTCACTATGGATACCTCCATGGGTCCTTTCACCGTTGAG tTGTATTACAAGCATGCTCCGAGAACATGCCGCAACTTTCTGGAACTTTCTCGTCGTGGTTATTACGACAATGTCAAATTTCATCGCATTATCAAA GACTTTATTGTGCAAGGAGGTGATCCTACTGGAACTGGTAGAGGTGGTGAATCCATCTATGG TAAACACTTCGAAGACGAGATAGATTATAAGCTGAAGCATACTGGCGCTGGCATTTTATCCATGGCAAATGCTGGTCCTAATACAAATGGAAGCCAATTTTTTATCACTCTAGCGCCTACTCCTTCTCTTGATG GAAAGCACACAATTTTCGGAAGGGTTTGCAAGGGAATGGAGATAATCAAGAGGCTTGGTAGTGTCCAGACTGACAACACGGATAG ACCTATTCATGATGTCAGAATACTGAAGACAACTGTAAAGGATTAA